TATTCGGGCAACTGGTCGATGCCCACCGGCGCCAGCTACCCGGGCCGGCTGGTCGCCGACGCCGGCGGGACCTACCCCTGGCTCAGCGACACCGGCGCGCAGAACCGGCAGCTGAACTTCGAATCGGTCTACGCCCGCGCCGGAAACGCACCACTGTGGCTGGTCACCGACAACTGGAACACCGTGAGCGACGCGGCATCCCAAGACAGCCGCTACGGCGAGCTCACTGCCGTCCGCGATGGTCAGGTGTGGTCGGCCACGAAGGCCGTCGACCAGAACGGCCGCAACACCTACTGGGAGCGCGGAACGGCGCGGCCGGATCTTCTGCTCGGCGACCTGGTGGCCATCCTGCATCCCGAGCTGGCACCCGGCCACGACTTCGCGTTCTACCGCCAGGTCCCTCGGTGAGGGCCCGGACTCCGCTGGTTCTGACGGGCCTGGTCGTCGCGGTCGTTGTGCTGGTCCTGCTGAGCCTGGCGCTCGGCCCGGTCCGCGTGCCGCTCGCCGACACCGTGCGGGTACTGCTCGGCGCCGAGGCTTCCGACCCGCGCTGGCAGGTGATCGTGGCGAACATGCGACTACCCCGGGTGCTCACCGCGCTGGCCGCCGGGGCCGCGCTCGGAGTCGCCGGGCTACAACTGCAGACACTGTTCCGCAACACCCTCGCCGATCCCTACATCCTGGGGGTCAGTTCCGGTGCCAGCCTCGGCGTGGCGCTGGTGGTGCTGGTCGGCGGCAGCGCCGGCGCCGGGTTCAGCGCCGGGATGGCCGGGGTCGGCCGCGCCGGGTCGGTGGTCGCGGCCGCGCTGGGTGCCGCCGCGATGCTGACGCTGGTGCTGGCGCTATCGCGCTGGACGCGCTCGCCGGCCACCCTGCTGCTGATCGGGGTGATGCTGGGCGCAGCCAGCACCGCACTGGTGAGCCTTGCGATGGTCTATTCCGACCCGCAACGGGTGCAGCAATTTCTGCTGTGGGGACTGGGCAGTTTCGCCGGAACCGGCTGGGGCGACCTGCGACTGTTACTCCCTCTGGTCGGTGGCGGGCTGGCCACCGCTGCTCTGACGATCCG
The window above is part of the Mycolicibacterium fortuitum subsp. fortuitum genome. Proteins encoded here:
- a CDS encoding FecCD family ABC transporter permease, encoding MRARTPLVLTGLVVAVVVLVLLSLALGPVRVPLADTVRVLLGAEASDPRWQVIVANMRLPRVLTALAAGAALGVAGLQLQTLFRNTLADPYILGVSSGASLGVALVVLVGGSAGAGFSAGMAGVGRAGSVVAAALGAAAMLTLVLALSRWTRSPATLLLIGVMLGAASTALVSLAMVYSDPQRVQQFLLWGLGSFAGTGWGDLRLLLPLVGGGLATAALTIRPLNALLLGESYAVTMGINVRRARMVTVGSASVLAGVTTAFCGPIAFLGLVVPHLARIAVGTSDHRVVVPAVTLLGAVAALACGIVSQVPGSDLVIPVNAVTALVGAPVVITVLLRARRGSGMLA